The sequence GAGGAAGATTTTGCTTCCACTGTTCAGGTGGTGGAAGCGGCTGCTTTTAGCCGGTTACACGTATTCCCTTACTCGCCGCGCCCGGGGACACCGGCGGCCGGCTTCCCGGAGCAGGTACCCAGTTGGGTGAAGGAAGATCGGAGTCAGCGCCTAATTTCCTTGGGCCACCGCTTGGCCTTGAACTTTCATCAGCAACACTTGGGCCGAGAGTTGGCTGTGCTGGTGGAACAAGAGCACGAAGAAGGCCTGCTGGCCGGTTACAGTGATAATTATGTTCGAGTGCGCTTTCCCGGTGACGACAGCCTAATCAACCAAATTGTGCCGGTTACTGTAACGGCAGCAGCCGAAGATTATGTTCACGGGGAGCTGAAGGAGGATTTTACCCGCTAAACGCGAACCAGTACCACAGAAGGGGGTGAATCCATGGCGGAGTGCATTTTTTGCCGGATTGCTGCCGGCGAAATTCCAACTGACTTTTTGTTTCAAGACGAAGGACTAGTGGCTTTCAACGATATTAACCCCCAGGCGCCGGTGCACTTTCTGGTCGTACCCAAAAAACATATCCCTGATCTGTCGTCGCTGGCTGCTGCCGACCTAGAGCTGCTGCCGGCCGTACAACAGGTAATTGTTAAGCTTACCCGTGAGCTAGGTATTGACCGGGGCGGATTTCGGGTAGTTGTTAACACCGGCGACGATGGTGGGCAAACGGTGCCTCATCTCCATTTCCATGTCTTGGGAGGCCGTTTCCTTAATTGGCCGCCAGGCTAAGCTTGACACTAATTTTCAGCGTGGTATATAATGTGTTTGTGCTTGTATTCCAGCTTCAAACCCCGGCTTCACGACCGTGGCGGAGGGAGGGAGAGGCGAGTGCCTGAGATTAGAATCGGAAAAAACGAATCCCTCGACAATGCGCTGCGCAGATTTAAGCGGCAGTGCCAACGGTCAGGGGTTTTGTCTGAAATTCGTAGACGGGAACATTATGACAAGCCCAGCGTAAAACGCAAAAAAAAGTCGGAAGCGGCACGGAAGAGAAACAGAAGAAGGTTTCGTTAGGAGGCTGCCGGGCGTGACTATTGAGGAGCAGCTGGTTGCGGATATGAAGACTGCTATGAAGGCTCGGGAAGAAGGGAAATTACGCCTGAGCACCATTCGCATGGTTCGAGCGGCCATCAAGAATTCGGAGATTGCCAAAAGACGTCCGCTTAGCGACGATGAAGTTCTTGAGGTATTGGCCAAGGAGCTCAAAGAGCGCCGAGACAGCATTCCGGAGTTTGCCCGGGGAGGCCGCGCTGATCTCGTGGCTAAGTTGGAAGAAGAGATCAGAATTCTAAGCGAATATCTACCGAAACCGTTGTCCGAGGATGAGATACGCCGGCTGGCTCAGGAGACTATTGAGGAAGTTGGAGCTACTGGCCAGAGGGATCTTGGCAAAGTGATGGGCGCAATCATCCCGAAGACCCGAGGCCGAGCTGATGGCCGTACGGTTAACAAGATTGTTCGCGAACTGCTGGAACACTGAGAAGAAAAGACCCAGTCCGATGAAGGCTGGGTCTTTGATACACTTTGGGGGAGGAATTCAAAGTGCTCACACTGGCCGTGGTCCTGCTTTTTGTCGGTGCTGTTCTTTTGGCGCTAGAGATTTTGGTCATACCGGGTTTTGGTTTGTTTGGAGTGACCGGTCTAGTGGTGATAGTAGTAGGGTTAGGAATAGTTATGGCCGCACCGGGCATTTCCGGTACCATCGCTTTTGTTACAGCTTTGTTTTTGGTCGTTGTGGGTATATTTGCTATTCTTTTCTTTATTCGCCGTCGAAAACCGTCGGATCTTATTTTAGAGGAGCGTTTGTCCGGCTCGGCTGCGCAAGATTTTAATCAATTGCTGGGGACCACCGGTGTTGCTTTAACGCCTCTGCGGCCGGCTGGCACCGCCCAGTTGGCAGGAAAGCGCTGGGCAGTGGTTACCGAAGGAGAGTACGTAGCTTCGGGCACAGATGTTATTGTGATTCAAGTGGAAGGGCAGCGCATATTGGTGAAAAAAGCCTAGAAACTCGCAAGGAGGGTCAAGCATGGAATTGCTGGTTTTGTTTTTTCCTCTGTTACTCATAGTCTTCGCTCTAATCGTCCTGTTTTCCTTTATTCCGGTCGGTTTGTGGATTTCAGCCCTAGCCTCGGGAGTACAAGTGGGTATTGTTGGGTTGGTCGGAATGAGACTAAGGAGAGTGCCGCCCAGTCGGATTGTGCATCCGTTGATTAAAGCTACTAAGGCCGGTCTCGAACTTACCACTAACCAGCTGGAGGCTCATTTTCTGGCGGGCGGGAATGTAGACCGGGTAGTGAACGCACTGATTGCTGCCCACAGGGCCGGCATCCCCCTCACGTTTGAGCGTGCCGCTGCCATCGATTTGGCCGGCCGCAATGTGTTGGAAGCAGTGCAAATGAGCGTTAACCCTAAAGTAATCGAGACTCCGACTGTAGCGGCCGTGGCCAAAGACGGTATTGAATTGCAGGCCAAAGCCAGAGTTACTGTGCGGGCCAATATCGACCGGTTGGTAGGTGGAGCCGGCGAAGCCACTATTATTGCCCGTGTAGGCGAAGGGATTGTAACCACCATCGGCAGCGCCGAGTCCCACAAAGCCGTACTGGAAAACCCGGACAGCATCTCTCAGACAGTTCTTAACAAGGGGTTGGATGCAGGGACGGCGTTTGAGATTCTGTCGATTGATATTGCCGATGTAGATGTGGGACGAAATATCGGTGCCAAGCTGCAGACCGACCAGGCCGATGCCGACAAGCGCATTGCCCAGGCCAAAGCCGAAGAACGGCGAGCCATGGCCATCGCCCATGAGCAAGAAATGAGAGCCGTAGTCCAGGAAATGAGAAGCCGGGTAGTGGAAGCAGAAGCCGAAGTGCCCAAGGCTATCGCTCAAGCCTTGCGAGAAGGCAAGTTCGGTGTGTTGGATTACCAAAATTTAAGAAACCTTATGGCCGATACCGATATGCGCGAATCAATTTCTCGGTTGGCACCCAAAGGCCCGGAACCGGCGGGCGGATCTACTCCTGTTAGGGAGTAAGGGCCATGTCGTCACTTCTTAGACTACTGATTTTTTGGTTCATCTGGAGTTTAATTGTAGGTCGGAGAAGATCCCCGCGCCGGCAGGAAACAGCACCAGAGCCTGTGGCTACACCTAAGCGGCGGCCGTCCAGGCGGGTGCGGCGCGGTCTTGCCGGCCCGCCGTACCAGTACGAAGACGAAGGCCTGGAGACAACTGCTGCAGACATGCTGCCCGCCGGTGGAGATGTACCTGTTGGCAAGGAGCCGGAACCAGCACCCCGGCTGGCACAAATCCCAGTGGTAGTGACTGTATCCGAACAACAGCCGGCGGAAAGAACGGTGGTATCTAGTCAAGACAGCTTCTTGGCCCCAGGTGCCCTGATTCAGTCCCTAATTCTCATGCAGGCT is a genomic window of Bacillota bacterium containing:
- a CDS encoding histidine triad nucleotide-binding protein, giving the protein MAECIFCRIAAGEIPTDFLFQDEGLVAFNDINPQAPVHFLVVPKKHIPDLSSLAAADLELLPAVQQVIVKLTRELGIDRGGFRVVVNTGDDGGQTVPHLHFHVLGGRFLNWPPG
- a CDS encoding 30S ribosomal protein S21, whose protein sequence is MPEIRIGKNESLDNALRRFKRQCQRSGVLSEIRRREHYDKPSVKRKKKSEAARKRNRRRFR
- a CDS encoding GatB/YqeY domain-containing protein, encoding MTIEEQLVADMKTAMKAREEGKLRLSTIRMVRAAIKNSEIAKRRPLSDDEVLEVLAKELKERRDSIPEFARGGRADLVAKLEEEIRILSEYLPKPLSEDEIRRLAQETIEEVGATGQRDLGKVMGAIIPKTRGRADGRTVNKIVRELLEH
- the floA gene encoding flotillin-like protein FloA (flotillin-like protein involved in membrane lipid rafts) — encoded protein: MELLVLFFPLLLIVFALIVLFSFIPVGLWISALASGVQVGIVGLVGMRLRRVPPSRIVHPLIKATKAGLELTTNQLEAHFLAGGNVDRVVNALIAAHRAGIPLTFERAAAIDLAGRNVLEAVQMSVNPKVIETPTVAAVAKDGIELQAKARVTVRANIDRLVGGAGEATIIARVGEGIVTTIGSAESHKAVLENPDSISQTVLNKGLDAGTAFEILSIDIADVDVGRNIGAKLQTDQADADKRIAQAKAEERRAMAIAHEQEMRAVVQEMRSRVVEAEAEVPKAIAQALREGKFGVLDYQNLRNLMADTDMRESISRLAPKGPEPAGGSTPVRE